GATTTAAAGCTGATTGTTTTGGTCAAATCTTTAACATATTTTGCTTTTATGTACCCTCCAAATTCACCCCTAAATCGTTTTCCATTTTTTACTTTTACAGGTATGATTGATGTATCGTAAACAGCTTTTTCAACACCGAAAGCTCCTGCATCAGCAAGTGTTTGATTATTTACAACAGTAAACTTGCCGGTTAACGGAGCTATTAAAACAGTTAAGTCGGTTGTCTTGTAATCCATACCAAGTGCAACAATTCCGTACCCGGGAGCTAAAAAATCAGATATTGTGGTTTTTAAACTATCAGGTAAAAGTGGGTCGTTGTACCCGGGGGTAAATTGTGTTTTAAAATCTAATAATCCTGAATAGTACCATTTTTTAAAAGCATAGTGTCCAAATTTGGAAGTTAATTGAAATCTATCATCATTCTTAAACCACATATCGTTTCTCAACTTCTTATCTTGGTTAATGATACCATAACCCATAGATAAGTTGTTATCCCATGTAGTTTTATCTTTTTTGTAATTACTAAATAGCTCCACCAAACTGGCAATAGCTATAGAGTTTTGTCCCCCTGCCGCCCAGTTGGTTAAAGAAACTTGAGTTAGTCCTAATGATAGAGTTCCTCCCTTTTTCCATAGTTTAGTACTATCTGCTTGAGAGAATAGCAGCTGCGAAGCCAACAATACAATTGGCAATAAAATTTTTCTCATTTTATGTTAAGAATTTATTTTTTAGGATTTAGAATTTTTCCCTAGTATGTCTCTAATTTCTGTTAGCAACAATTCTTCTTTTGTAGGAGCCGGAGGTGCCGCTGGAACTGCTGCCTCTTCTTCTTTTTTCTTAGCTGCATTCATGCCTTTTATAATCATAAAAAGAACGAAAGCCACAATTATAAAATTAATTACTGCTGCTAAAAAAGTTCCATATTTTACTGTCCCTAGTGCAACTAATTCATCTAGTTTAGTCATATGTGCGGCTTCTAATGCTGGTTTTAACAGCAGAGGAGTAATTACATCATCAATTAATGAGCTTACTATTTTTCCAAAAGCTCCACCAATTACAACCCCTATCGCTAGGTCTACTACATTGCCTCGCATTGCAAAGGCTTTAAATTCTTGTACAAATCCCATGTTTAGTTAGTTTTAAAAATTTTGCGCGAATATAGATTTTTTTTTCAACGCAAATCAAATAAAATCGCTCAATTCATTTTTTCTATCGATAACCCTGTTTTTGTTTCCCCCGTGTGCATAAAAAAAATTAGAATTTGGAAAATTCAATTAAGTATTGTTTTCTTTGCATAATTACAATTACTAAAAACTCCGTATGGCAAAAAATTTATTTATCGTTGAGTCACCTGCAAAAGCCAAGACAATCGAGGGTTTTCTGGGAAAAGAATTCGTTGTAAAATCATCAATTGGACATATTCGCGATTTGGTTAAAGCCGGAATGGGAGTTGATATCGAAAACAATTTTGAACCCACCTACGAAATTTCGCCCGATAAAAAAGCTGTAGTGAGCGAATTAAAAAAGTTAGCAAAACAAGCAGATATTATTTGGTTAGCAACGGATGAGGATCGAGAAGGAGAAGCTATTTCTTGGCATTTGGCCGAAGCACTTGATATTCCAGAGAAAAAGAGGAAGCGTGTTGTGTACCACGAAATAACAAAAAAAGCAATAACGGATGCAATTGCAAATCCCAGAGTTATAGATCAAAATTTAGTTGATGCTCAGCAAGCCCGCAGAATTTTAGATAGATTGGTTGGATTTGAGCTTTCTCCAATATTATGGAAAAAAATTCGTCCATCCCTTTCAGCAGGTCGTGTGCAAAGTGTTTCCGTTAGATTAATTGTTGAACGAGAGCGAGAAATAATAAATTTTACAAGCGTTTCAAGTTATAAGGTAGCTGCAATTTTTACTACATCAAACGGAGCTACAGTAAAAGCAGAGTTGCCTAAACGTTTTGCAACATTAGAGGAAGCAAAAACTTTTTTAGAAAAATGCAGAACAGCAACTTTTTCAATTTCTAATTTAGAAACAAAGCCTGCAAAAAAATCTCCATCTGCACCTTTTACAACATCTACTTTGCAGCAAGAGGCAAGTAGAAA
This DNA window, taken from Bacteroidota bacterium, encodes the following:
- a CDS encoding DUF3078 domain-containing protein, which translates into the protein MRKILLPIVLLASQLLFSQADSTKLWKKGGTLSLGLTQVSLTNWAAGGQNSIAIASLVELFSNYKKDKTTWDNNLSMGYGIINQDKKLRNDMWFKNDDRFQLTSKFGHYAFKKWYYSGLLDFKTQFTPGYNDPLLPDSLKTTISDFLAPGYGIVALGMDYKTTDLTVLIAPLTGKFTVVNNQTLADAGAFGVEKAVYDTSIIPVKVKNGKRFRGEFGGYIKAKYVKDLTKTISFKSNLELFSNYITDPSKIDVFWDNLLTIKVMKYVAINYNAIIIYDDDIAITDVDGNTGPRTQFKSVLSANFSYKF
- the mscL gene encoding large conductance mechanosensitive channel protein MscL produces the protein MGFVQEFKAFAMRGNVVDLAIGVVIGGAFGKIVSSLIDDVITPLLLKPALEAAHMTKLDELVALGTVKYGTFLAAVINFIIVAFVLFMIIKGMNAAKKKEEEAAVPAAPPAPTKEELLLTEIRDILGKNSKS